The nucleotide sequence TTTTAGAGTTGAGGGCCTGGAAGGTGACTTAGTTCAAACCCACAGATCCAGAGCTTCCTTTTCTGGGCAGCAAAGACAGGGAGgtcagaaacagaaacaaaagtgcCCACAAGCTCTTCTttgtgaaaaaggaaaaatgattagGCCAGATGTACTGACACAGCAGAGATGCCTGAGAACATATGCACCATCCTGTTcctgtagtcccccacctctctatCAAGAGGAGGGAAATGTATTTCCTCCTCTGCCCTTTAGGACCCATATTGGGCATTGCATTTAAGTTGACCTCTGCTGCCTTTTAGAGTAATTTTCAATTTATGATTGTTATCATTTTTCATATTGTTCTCctgactttgcttttttttttttctgcatcagttcatgtttcttcccatgtttctcaggttcctcttatttttccctttttatggagcagtatatttctttttttatgatttttcttttggcaaggcaatcagggttaagtgacttgcccaaggtcacacagatagtaagtgtcaagtctcaggttggatttgaactcaggtcctcctgactctgaggctggtgttgtatccactgtgccacctagctgtccctggagCAGTATCATTCCTTTCAATTTGTGTAGCATAAtttattcaatcattctgtagTCTGGGGACACCTATTTTGTTTTCAGgcttttgctaccacaaaaagggctgctatgaatattttagtgtaCATGGaacctttatttctgtctctgatCTCTTGGTCATTAACGCCTAGTAATGGAAGcattgggtcaaagagtatgaacaattTATTCACTTTCCAGGCACTAAATTCTGAAATCTTAGATTCTTAAAGGAAGGCTGAGACCCAGGTTTGGGTTGTTGTGACTTTCCCTAAAACGATCTTGTCTaacttctcaatctctctctgtctctctctctctctctctatctctctccctctctctccccacctccttcccttcccccatgtgtgtctctgtctctcattgtcTCTTTACTTTactgatgttcttttcttttttccttcatctttctttctttcttttcttccttccttccttcctttctttccttccttccttctttcctttcttctttctttccttccttccttccttctttccatctttctttctttctttctttctttctttctttctttctttctttctttctttctctctctctctctctctccctctctctctctttctttcttttcttcttgtaatACATAAGCACAGTTAAGTagaaacaaatcaacacattatccatgtctgaaaatgtgtgcCTCATTCCATACTTACAGTCCACCACCTCTGTGCTGAGAGGGCATGATTTTCACCATTGATTCTCTGAAGTCATTGCTGGTTACATCCAGCTTACTCCTCTCCTTAACTGGCCTCCCCAGGGTAAAGAGCACTTTTGATAGCTATGCCTTCCAGAGTCTCTGATGAGGGAGGTTCTCACCCagacctttctttcctttatcccaCAGCTGCCTCTGTCCAGCAGCCACCTGACAGTATACAGTGGAGACCCCCAGGTCACGGCCTCCCTTGTAGGTGTCACTAGCAGCTCCTGCCCTGCTGACCTGGCCCAGAAGAGAGAGCTCACAGGTTTAAGACCCACTCTTCCTCCTAAATCCCTTCCCTACcttgtctctcccctcctccccacccctgcacccgTGGTCAGTGTTGCTGCTGATTACcgttgtctctctcctctcccatctggtTATAGACGCTGAGAGCCGGGCCTTGGCCAAGGAGCGACAGAAGAAAGACAATCACAATCTTAGTAAGTCCTGCTGACCCCTTCCTTACTCTCCGCTACCCTGCTTCTTCCCCCATTCCATCCATCCAGAAGCATATATCTCTACTTCCTGACGTTACTTCTGGATGCACTCCTTCAGTCTGGCCTGTGGTGGGAGGCTAGCTAACGTCATAAGCTGTCTAAGTAAGTTTATAAGATCATAAGATCACACATAGGTCTAGAGTTGTCGGGGACCTCAGACTAGCTAATCTaacctcctcatcttacagatgaggaaacaggtctagGGAGTGCCTGAGGTCGCAAAGCTAGTAGGtaccagaggcaggatctgaacctgaATCCTCTAACTCAGAGGTCCTTGTCTATTGTTCTCTGCTATGCTCTGtgatttgatttttataaaaaaaaaaaaccaaaaaaacaaaacaaaacaagaagctCCCTTTCCTGCCAATTCTCTTCCCCCACCAAGGCCTGAAATCTGAATCTTCACTACAGCCTTGGGGCTCAGCAttgccccctctctctctctggtccttttttttttttttaaggcctgTCCCTTTGAGGTGTGATAACTTAAGCCCTTTATACTTCAATTCAAATTAGACTGTCAGATGACTTCCTCCTATTTTAGAGGACAGAAAAGAGGCAGTAACACGAACATCCTGGGTTTCATGAGGGAAGGGCTGCTGTGGGGTGAAAAGCATTAGGTTGAGAGTTAGGAGGGCTGGTTTCTAATTCCATCTCTGCAAttaattacctgtgtgacctggggcaagtcactgcccCCTTATGgacttcacttataaaatgaccAGATGATGTTcaagttctcttctagctctgacattctttgagtCTATGCTGAGAGGGAACGAAAGTACACTGAAGTAAGGGGTGGGGGCATGGGGGTAGCTGAAGATACGTTAGCTGTTAAACAGCTTTGACTAGGGCCAGCCTTGCCTCTGAGCAGCTAGGCAGTAtggtgggtagaacactgggcctggagtcaggaagactcattttcatgagttcaaatccagtctcagacacttcccatctgtgtgaccctgggcaagtcacttacccctgtttgcctcagtttcctcatctataaaatgatctggagaaggaaggggcaaaCCACTGTGGGATTGGAGCATTGGAATATGACTTCACTCTGAACTGTGgtcccctccttacctctgcccctACTAGACTCAGGCCTGAGACTGGAGGccaaggggagaaaagagaagaaatatttcaGTTCAGATCAGTGTAAGCAAAAACTTCCAAAGAATTAGAGCACTGTCCAAAAGAGGAATTGGCTGCTTCTGTGTCAAGGTAATGAGTTCTCTAACTCTGAAGTATCATCATGTTAGTACCAGGAAAGGAGCATTGGCTCTGGGAgcagagatcctgggttcaaatcccacttttgatgATTGCACCAAGGagccttgaattcaaattctgcctgaaaaacgtttactagctatgtgactttggtcaagctACTTCACCTCTCTCAGACCCTGTTTCGTCACCCATAAAGTAAGAGTATTAGACTCAGTGGCCGCTCCAAATCCGTGAACCTGTTATCTGAGACATGGAGATTGGCTGTGTCTCATCTGGGCCTTAGGGCTATGTTTCCTCTCTGGCTTCAGGGATTCCCATGAACAGATCCTGGGGCCTCAGGTGAAGGTAGGTGTCCTGATTCTCTTTAACTGTcgttcccttccccacctcccatctGTCTTTCACTCTTAGTTGAAAGAAGGCGAAGATTCAACATCAATGATCGAATCAAAGAGCTGGGCATGCTGATTCCCAAGGCCAATGACCTGTGAGTTCAGACTTCGGgaagtgggagtggggtgggcaaGGAGTGAAGTTAGGGAAGTCAGGAGTTAGGAGAGCATCGGCTGATCAGGAAGCTGTGATGTCTTATGGACCTACTGTGTGTGTCAAGGCCTTGACCTTGTATGGGTGCTGCATGGGATAGAAAGGCCTAGGATCTGATTTCTGATCCTAGATCTGCCTATCACTAGTTGGATAACCTTAGTTAATTAATTCTATCTTTCTGATAAAGGCACCTCAGGACTTCCCTGACCCCCTGGGGCTCAAGCATGCTATCTTTTggagtctcattttccttttttggcaaaTGAAGACTATATGCTCGTAGGATTGCTGTAAGGAATGAATTTTATAAATAGGAAAATCCACAAAAAATCATGACTTCTCAAggattttgtaaaaagaaaactaaaagaccAGGGAACAAGGCCCAGATCTGAGTGGGCCAGGCAAAGTCCTGGGCAGGTGATAATGACCCTCGACAGTGTATGTTGATCAAGGGTGAGCTTAATATTATCATAGCAGTAAGATTGAGGCATTAAACCGTCATCGATGAAGCAAGGACTACGAAGGGCAGGCTGCCTGATTATGGagaatacaaagaagaataaggtgtcctctctgccctcatggagcttatagctTAGTCGGGAGAGCCAACACTCACTCCAAATTCCAACCATCCATGCATTCATACCATAGTGGAAGCTCGGTGCCTAGAGCATGGCACCCAGCAAGTTATAGGGGCACACTAGTAGAGAagtggatggagtcaggaaggctcctcttcaggagtgcaaatctggcctcagacactcactagctgtgtaaccctgggcgagtcatttgccctgtttgccccagtttcctcacctgtaccaTGTGTGTAATAGCagtacctgcttcccagggttgttgctcACAACGATCAggtgtgataatatttgtaaaagtggttggcccagtgcctggcacacagtgagtgcCATGGAAATGTTAGTGATTATTCATTTTGGTcacaggagagagagagctggcagggtagtcagggaaggcttcatgggagGGGTGGGGCTTGGAGGAATGGCAGAAGGAGTTAGGGTAGGAACACTCTGAGCCAAAGTGAAGGGGCTGGAATGCACAAGGCCAGTGTAAGGTAGGACAGTAATGGGAGGAAAGACTGGAGAGGGAGTTTCGAGCCAAGCTCTCCAGGGCCTTGAATGTTTGGCCTTGATCTTAAAGTTGGTAGGACTTTGAGAAAGAGGCTGACAAAGTCAGAGATCTCCTTTAGGAAGATGAAACAGGCCACTATATGGGGAATGGTTTTGGGAAGGAAGAGATTAGAGGAGGGGAGACCAGGTAGGAGGCTATTACAGCAGTTTAGCTGAGCAGGGGCAGGGGCCTGGTTCTTTGCCCCTCCCCAGGGATGGAGATTAGAAGGGTTTTCTAGAGAAGGCTCACTCTTGGGGCCAGGGAGGGACAAAGTGGTGGCACGTAACTGTCTCTTGTTTCAGGGACGTGCGCTGGAACAAGGGGACTATCCTGAAGGCCTCAGTGGATTACATCCGTCGGATGCAGAAGGATCTGCAGAAGTCCAGGGACCTGGAGAACCACTCTCGGCGTCTGGAGATGACAAACAAGCAGTTGTGGCTTCGCATCCAGGTCTGACCTCCTGACCTTTAACACTGGAGTGGAGCATCTCATGATCTCCTTTAGCCTTTAGTCTTCAACCTCCTGGGAGATGCACAGGCCAGCTGGGTGGGGGTAGGGCAGGCAGGTGCCAGGCCTAGAATTTGGAGCTgtggattctagtcctggctctggcacttagtggctatgtgaccttggccagatCACTTTCATTCTCTGGGACTCCGTTTTCTCCTCTTACTTAAACTAGAATCACATGGACTAGAATCACATATGTAGAGAGTGGAGGAGACTTCACAAGCCCTGTAACCCAACCCTTTAACTTTACGGATAAGGAAGCTAAGAGAAGGCCAGGATGACTGATGAtctgtccaaggtctcacagataGTTAAATGtccaagatgggatttgaacctgtgtcctGTGAGTCTTTCCGTTGTACTCATCCTAAGGCCTCCTCTATCTCTGACAATCTGTGGAGGCCAGGACTGGTGTCTTGGATGTGCTCCCCCCATCCCACCACTCTTTCTCATTTCTCGCAGGAGCTGGAGATGCAGGCCCGAGTCCATGGCTTACCCACAGCTTCCCCATCCGGTGTTAACATGGCAGAATTGGCCCAGCAGGTGGTGAAACAAGAGCTCCCCAGTGAGGAGGGCCTGGGGGAGCCCTTGCTCCCCACTGCTGAGCTCCCTGACCAAGAGCCCTCTCTGACCCTGCCTcctcagccaccaccaccacccccgccACTGCCGCCACAGTCTCCGTACCAACTGGACTTCAGCCAAAACTTGAGTTTCAGTGGGGGTGAGGGGCCCCAGGGTTTCCCCGACCCCCTGGGGCCTGAGCAtggctccctcttcccctccctgtctAAGAAGGAGCTGGACCATCTGATGCTTCTGGACGACACCATGTTGCCCTTGGCCTCTGACCCTCTCTTCTCCACCATGTCACCTGAGGCCTCCAAGGCCAGCAGCCGGCGTAGCAGCTTCAGCATGGAGGAAGGGGACATGCTGTGACCCCAGCCACCCCCCTCCCACCCTCTAGAGCTGGGGAGGAGGGACAAGCCCTGGGGGGTTGGGAGTTAGGGATGTGTGATTGGGGAgtcctcccttcctctcacctccctccaATCTGCACTCGTGTGTGATTAGCGACCTGTGTGGACACTGGCTCCCCCACTCCTGTCTCCCCCACTCTTCCAAACCCTGTGCTCCCAACTCTAGGCCTCCCAGCCCAGCCAGGCCCCTGACATGCAGGACGTGCTTCAAGGGACTGGGAGTTGGAGCTCTCACGGGGCGCTGGAGATCTCATGGGGTGCCAACCTGGCCCCCGGGACCCCATAGTTCCCCATAGCACTCTTCCCCTCCCATTGCCCCTCTGGGGATGGAGTAGGCCAGAATGGGCAGGAGTCTGTCTGCCTGGCACAGAGAGACCTGAAGGGCTAGGCCCTGAGGACTGAGATCAGCTTGGATGGGGTGGGGTGTCTAGTGAATAGGCCCAGCCATGCCAAGTGGCAGCATGTACCAGGTGTTCTGAAGGGGCTTACAGCTCCTATCCTggccccttccccccaaccaGCTGCAAGGGGAATGTGCatatgtagagggagaagagcagaagcATCTCCTGGGAGGGTCTCCTTATTCCCCACCCTTAGTCCGCACCAATGGTTCAGCAATGCCCTGGTTCCATGGAGATCAGTAACTTGGGACCCCTGTAGAGAGGGACTGGAGCCCAAGGCTCCCCTTACCTCTTGCCACAGACCTGGAGTGGCCCCCCTCTTTGGTGCTAACTGCCTCCTTTCCCAGGACCTTGTGAGGGCGGGCCACAGGGGTGACCAGTGGCTGCACCTCTGCAGGGGCAGATCCTTCACCGGGGCTGGTACCAGGGCAAGGGGTGGGGTTGGGGCGAGGGTCCGATGTCAAAGGGGGCAGCCAGGCTCTGGCCTCCTCTGCCTTGTGCCTTAGTAAACACTTTGCTTTGTATATCCCCTGTGTGCTGTGTCTCTGGGGGCCTTTGGCAGGACAATATCTGCTCCCCATCTCTCTGGGCCAGGgctgggaaggaaaggaggaaaaactgACTAAAGAGGAGGGTGGGGAATTTCCTCTTCTGGGTATTGGACTTCAAACTCCCTTTTAtgaaaatgggggtgggaaggggagccTTCTTAGGACAGAGAAGGACAGGATCAGTGGCCCATGCGACCTTCCTTCTGTCCTATGTCCAATCCTTTCCCATCCTCACTCCCCAATTCTCCAGCCATGCCATCACCCTATGACTGGCAGGAATTTGAGAATAGTGGATGCTTTCCCCCAGTGTAGCCACAAGATGGCGCTACTTCTACGTTAGTCTTGCAACTCCAGATGTTGCTGGAGGGGATAaagaggaaagggggggaggATGCAGGATGCAGGATGCAGCTTGGGACCATGCTAAGCTAATTCTACCCTCTGATTCTCCTTTACTGGGAAATCACTGACGCAACTCAGTTTATCTTAGGGGGATGTGTGGAGGgataagggggtggtggtgggaaatCACTTCTCCCATTGAGCCCCTTTCcataaggggagggggggagtagATAGTGTTACCCCAGTACCAGTTTCCAACTGGAAATTTAAGGCTATCAATCTATTTGAGATTTTCCCCTCCGCCCCACCCCTCAAGgataggtcattcttggtttccTCCActaccccccacaaaaaaaaagaccacTAACGCTTCATATAAACTCTTCTGGAGGAGATATTTTACCCACTTTTGGTCCCCACATTCATTCTTTCATAGAGAAAAATCCTCGAGTTTCCTCCTAAAacaacacccctcccccaattatGTCAGAAACAAGGGAGCTGCCTTGATTCCCCTGAGGAACTAGGGGAAGGATTATTTGGGTAGGAAATTTGGGTCTGTCCGAGGGGACTGGGAGAAGGATGTGGGGACTATGGAGACTTGACCTGGTCCTGGATGTGATGGGGAGCCTCTGGCCATATTTGGGGAGGGGTGGGTTGTCATGAAGCCCATGCCTGGGGCCTCCCTCATTCCGCTCTACATACTTTATCCAGGAAAGATCAAAATGTCTTCCTCCCTAAAAactgcaccccaccccccatgtcccttacccccacccctccccaagctGGGTCCTGAGAGGCTGAGGggcctaattaaaaaaaaaaaaccaggaggaAAATGGAGCAATAAGATGACAATTTCCTCTGTGCGGAATAGGGAGATCAAATCAACGTTGAGCAATTAATGTgcatggggagagaagaaaagggggcgCGAGGCGGGGGTGGAGGGATGGGGCGAGGAGGGGGAGAGCCGGCGGAGGAGCCTGTGCTAATGACGGCTCGGGTGGAGGCTCCGAGGATTAGTCTGAAGGTCAGATGGAGATGAGGATGACCTTGTGGAGCCGGAGTGAGGGAGCTGAAGCCTCCCAATTAGCGCGCCTGGCCCGGGCTCCACCAACACCTGCTGCCGGGGTCCAGTCCCTCGGAGCCAAGCCTTGATGAGGGTGCAGGCGTCCAGTTCGGGAATATGGCTCAGGCTCGGAGGCTGAGCAGAGGAGTGAAGACAGGTGCATTTGTGTCAGGACTAAAGGctgggtggtgggggtggaggttgGGGTAGCCCTTAGATTTTTCTGTAGCCTGCTTTTCTGCTCCTTTAAGAATCTAAAGCTCTTATGTCTCTTCCCCActgctttctgtctctgtctctgcctctgtttctgtctccgaTCCTATCTCGCACTCTCTGCGCTTGCCCTGGGTACCAGTGGAGTTCGATAAGACTCTTCCTGGATAGAATCTGAGCTGACAGGGGTTCTAGTCTGTGACAGATAGAGGAGATGGTCCCAGAAAAAGAGACATAGACTAAGTGAATTACCAGAGAGGTAGTGTAGTCCTGGGAAGGTACGTGGGTCCGAGACTCCTGAGGCCGCCGCTACCTATGTGTGATCTTGAACGAGTTACTGGCCTTCTCCCGGCTTCAGCTACTTCAACTACAGAATGAAGAAATTAGGTTAGCTAATCTCTCTTGCGTGACCACAGCCTCCACCCCTCCTTGCTCCACgcagctcccccacccccaccccaagctgaTTCCTCATCCctcatccctctttcccttctcttcactctctgGGGCATTTCCCTGTAGGCATCCTCTTTTAGGGGTTTCTAGCGGTAATGATCTGACCCTGTCCTGCGCCTGCATAGTTTTTCAGTTCTGAACTCTGGGTGGAGAAATGATGAGGACACAGGGCAAGAATGTGAAGCCCTGAGAATGTCTGAATGCTAGGCGTGAGGGACCTAGTTGAAGTGTGTAGCGTTAGATTCTTCCCACAGGAGGGTGCTGCCGGCTCCCGATCATTTTATAAAATAGGGCAGAACCAGAAAGAGACATTGGCAAAACTAGGGAGTATGCGATGCAGTTCCTTCTGGCTCCATCAGGGGGAAGCACAATCCAAATAAACCAAGGCAAAGTGGGAATATGTGTTTGTGGGGGGGGGAAATCCAAGCCCTGGTCTCTTTTCTCTTAGCATCACCACTATCTCCCCACTTACCTGTCACCTTCTCTCCATCACTTCAGCGCACTTCTTTTTCGACCTATGGATATGCCCCTCGCCTCCACATATGCTCTATCCCAAGGGAACTGGGGTCTTAGTCAAGCTTCCCTGGTCTAGAAGGAGAAGCTGGGTCCTACTCTTAGCTCTGCAGGATAgctcgctgtgtgaccttcaacaaatcactctccctctctgggcttcagtttctttagtaAAATTGAGTCACatgttctctaaggtctctctcagATCTAACATTCTAAGTTCCACGCCTaggaagtcagttaacctctctgtcGTGTACAACCGTGCCGGACTCCTCGGCAGCTCACCATGTCTCCTCCAGGTCAAAGATGAGAGCCCAGCAGTGTGTTATTGGCCTACAAGTATACTATTGGCCTTGtggtcctcccagctctaatgAAAACAGCATGGGATTGAAATTAAACAAGAGGCTTTCAAATGCTGAAGCTTTCAGATTTGCTGAGTCCCACATGGAAGAACTATTAGTTAAGCTGGTCTGTCTCTGTTGGGGTTGCCTCAGTTAGAATAGGAAACACCCCAACAAgagtgtactggtaaatgtttaacaaccatctctccatatatatagtaaatatgatacatatatatgacatatgaatcagcattattaatattttatctattgcttgcttaagtctaaacaatcaacaaaacaataaatcaaacagTGATTTGTAGAACTGAGGTGTAAGTGCTCACCCTGAAAATATAACACTCAGCTATCGAGGTTGAGCTGCCTTCAAGGTGCCCTTCAAGGACAGAAGGGAAGCAATAGCTTATCTTTTCATAGAATGTCTCTGATTCTGGAATAGGGATGCCTTCCTCCATGCTGCAGTCTCCATGTGGGTCAGGCCCATGCCCCCAACcccatcttccccatccattcttCCAACTCCACTTCCACTTTAGTCACAGATTTTAAAGGTTGGCAGGGAGCTTGGAGGCCAACTAATAGAACCCCCCAACTTGAAGCACAAATTGAGTCATCATCtggctcaggggtggggaaactgtgacctcgaggccacatgtggccctctaggtcctcaaggacagccctttgactgaatccaaacttcacagaacaaatccccttactgTTCCTGAAGGCTCCCCAGTCCTAATCTGGGCTTTTAGAGgggtcatagatttatagctagaagacACCTCACAGTTCATTTAGATCAACCCCCTCCTCTTAGAGAggaggaacctgaagcccagaCAAGTAAAGTgacctccccagggtcacacatggaAGGCATAGGGACAGGACCAGCTGCTATATCACTGGTAAACAGAATTCCTGGGTggagaaactccctctcccaatccaGGTTAGCACCTTATATtcttagacagttgcctagaGCTCTGAGTGGTCAAGGGACTCGCTCATATATACAGTTAATGTGTCTCAATCAGAACCTGAAGCTGGAGCTCTATCAATTATAATGTTTCCTGCCCAACCCttcccgccccccctcccccacctcacaaCTCTCCAAATCCTTCTACCTGTCCCTTTTTTCTCAGCACCCTCTCTCCAAATCCTTGTTCACAGCCTCATCCCAACCCCGGAACCTCTGCCTTGTCTTCCCAGATCAGTCTCCAGGGACCATGACTCTTTGGCAGGGAGAAAGAATCCCCCTCAACCAGCACCCCCATGTGTCTGACCCTTCACCCCAAAGTACAGCCCAGATCTGGACCCAACCTagtccttctccttccccacccccaccccccccacagaCTTGggctccctctgcctctctctttttctttgctctctcttttccaaGGGGGCAGTGGAATTTATACAATATTTAAGCAGCCAAAGCTGAGTCCGGGAAGATATTATTAATGTAAAAGGGACGGGCTGAAAATGCACTTGAACCTGGTTACAATTAGagggtgatttttctaaaggtcAATGAATTCAGATAATATCCACAGGGGGGAGAGAAATTTAATACCTTTTTagtgaattaattaattataatattatatcgGCTTGGGGTTCTTTTCCAGAGTGATTAAGGGAGCGATCTGTCTTCTGAGAGGCCAGGGGGAGCTGGCGCCGGGGAGCCGGCCTGACACCAAGCCAGGGACAGAATAGggcccttttcattcttttcaaccTGCTGCCCCCCCTTTCTGGCCCGGGCTCCTCCTTTGCAGTAGATGAGAGATCTAGAGGGACTGGCTTTAGGGAGATGAGGGGAAGAAGATGGGGAGgaatagaaaaatggaaagaaggggggGTCAGCAAGGAGGACTGACAGCTTTAGGAAGGACAAGGTATATTCCCCAGCCATCTTAATGAGTCCTCTATAGCATCAGGATTCTGCCCTCACTTCTCCATCCCCCACTCCTCCATTTTCAGGTTCAAAGATGGTCTAGGGCCAAGTGAATGCTCCAGAGCCGGGAAGACGCCCCCTTCCCCAGCACATTTGTCTCACTAGCCTGAAGCACCATGATTAGAAATTCATTCTTTTGGGCCTAAGACATTATTACTCTTTTCTGGCTCCTGTAGTATGGTGGAGAGAGcctgagagtcaggaaaactagCTTTGAGATTGAATGATTGTGTGGTCTTTGACAAAACATCCCCCCTTTTCTGGACTCTGGTTTCTTCATCCCATAATATGAGGGGATTGGAATAGATGGTTTCCAAGGTCTTTTTCAACTCTGATATTCcatatcctttgtttttatacTCTATGGTTTGATGTCTTTCTATGTCTGACACCTGTTCTGTGCTCTAGGCTctcatattctatgttctaagttccttcctagccctgacatcctctgttctatgttctcacattctatgttctctaaggtcccttatataCCTAAGTTCTCATATTCcaggttctaaggtcccttctagcttgggCATTCTCTCTTCTGTGTTCTCATTTTCCATGTTCTCTAAGGTTCCTCATACATCTGACATCCTATGTTTATGTGTTCTCATATTCCAGGTTCTCTAAGTTCCTCATAcacctgacattctatgttttatgTCCTCATATTCCAGGTTCTCTAAGGTTCCTCATAtacctgacattctatgttctatgttctcaTATTCCaggttctaaggtcttttctagtttGGAAATCTTCTGTTCTGTGTTCTTAATTCC is from Trichosurus vulpecula isolate mTriVul1 chromosome 7, mTriVul1.pri, whole genome shotgun sequence and encodes:
- the TFEB gene encoding transcription factor EB, whose translation is MASRIGLRMQLMREQAQQEEQRERMQQQAVMHYMQQQQQQQQQLPGPPTPAINTPVHFQSPPPVPGEVLKVQSYLENPTSYHLQQSRDQKVREYLSETYGNKFAAHISPAQSSPKPPPAASPGVRASHVLSSSAGNSAPNSPMAMLNIGSNPERELDDVIDNIMRLDDVLGYINPEIQMPNTLPLSSSHLTVYSGDPQVTASLVGVTSSSCPADLAQKRELTDAESRALAKERQKKDNHNLIERRRRFNINDRIKELGMLIPKANDLDVRWNKGTILKASVDYIRRMQKDLQKSRDLENHSRRLEMTNKQLWLRIQELEMQARVHGLPTASPSGVNMAELAQQVVKQELPSEEGLGEPLLPTAELPDQEPSLTLPPQPPPPPPPLPPQSPYQLDFSQNLSFSGGEGPQGFPDPLGPEHGSLFPSLSKKELDHLMLLDDTMLPLASDPLFSTMSPEASKASSRRSSFSMEEGDML